ATGCACAATCgacattgccaaaaaataatatattgtgaagttataaaagaaaaaccattaaacgaaaataaaaaattgtttaaaaatccactttttctttaaaaaaatcatatttttgcaataaaaatcttttaaggactttaaaatacaacattttaaagttaaagagtcatacttttaaaaaaattatagcattgTCATTcctttcaaaaagtataattatataacaaggagaatacgaggtattttttattaactcaagGTACCTGAAATCGAAAATTAACGTATTTCATGATATAGATATTTGGACTAAGCACAGAAGCGCCTCTTCTCCACAGTActatcccacatagcacgtaatatttctgtgatatcacagaatcattgcaatatcacagaaatattacatattactgtgaaatatcacagaaatattactgtgatattacacagtgataatgacattgaaatattccactgatatcacagaaatatcacagaaatattattgtgatattacacagtgataataacattaaaatattccaatgatatcattgcaatatattgttgcaatatttaatttcaaagaacaaggtaatgtcaaaccacgtttttattatgtcttattaatgcaacgtcactatctctttgattaatttcgatatttttagtatccttaatattcttggtaatttcggtatcctagaagaaatcaacttacaaataaaataataatgtctttgccctttcgtggaataaaagtaaatgttaagaaaaaaaaatttaaattataaatttattattagtttagatatttacttagtttattccttaaactgtatatatgtataaactataatgtacgctcttctatgtaatctatcaatttaattgttgctttacaactcgatcaataatgattttattaaaaaattacagaaaaacctttgtatttatcttattgtcatttgtaatgtttacaggagcacaaaattgattttaatttttaaaaatttttatcatgaggaatttaaaaaaaaaatgtttacaaaaagttttgttaatacacatttattattcacttggcaataaatatttcaaagtatattaagaagtttttaaaaaaatatacatttttacgttatttaatatttactgctcggtacattattttgtgaaatagtttattcattaatattgattagactattatacaccacagtaaaaggtttttcaagttaattaaaatattaaattttcaacaaatttttctttagatttcacttttctttcaactctattaaaaaatatgattatatatattctatcattaattagatattttacaatgttcattaattatatgtatgtatataatgttgcggctcggtcaccgaccgtcacaacatacgacgaaacaagcgagcacgtacacagccgctatgcggtcccgccgtgtgtataagactccacgcaaacaagtgagtgctggcaccaccgctaggtggccgcgccgctggagaccttctcgtgagtcaagtgcagcctcaggtgttatatctagacgccactgcggccgaccgggccgactcaGGGCCTCTAAACTCCTCGTACCAGCATTAGTGGCGCCTCCTGGGATATATTCCTACGTGAGTGGGAACTAAATAGTATATCTGTCGATAAGAGTGAGTAATTGCTCGCCATGTTTGTATGGTAACACTGTTCTCACGTGCATTGGTTGAATCTCGTGGCTACACGTagtacgtatatgtatacattgtgtaataaataatctacaatcttatgattatttaaaaataataataaaataggaataaaaaaattgtgctaAATTGTAAGTGTAAAACATCGACACTTACAGGAAGACACTTTTTTCCTATGCgggaaaatacaaaaaagacTTTTTCACATAACCTATAAAATACTTCTGAGGAAGTTCAggacgtttatttaaaataaatctacaaTTTTGTTCagtgctatttttaaaaatggttaGGGCATGTTGCGTTCCTGCTTGCAACTCTGGGAAAGATGTGCCAGCACATTTATTTCCCAAAAATGTAGAACGTCGCAGGTTGTGGCTAGAAAATCTATGTATAAACCCATCAGAACTTGAAATACCAAAACTACGAGTATGCCataaacattttgataataacGATTACAGTTGTTCTCCCACTAGacgaattttaaaaagtactgCGATTCCGTCAATACATTTAACATCAGTAGACGAAAATATGACTATACATACTACAGCAGTTACTAATATATTGATTGAACAGCAACATGAATCAAGAGAACAGCGTTCACCATGtattaatcaagaattaatacATGGTGAACAGAGCTTACAACAGCAAGAGTCATTGGAGCAATAAATAACTGGAGCAATTCAACAATTAAAGGATACAATCACAATACAGCATGATGAACAGATGTtacaacaacaaaaattattaaatcaacaaacAAGAGAAATGCAACAATTAAAGGATGCAATCACGATACAGCATGTCGAACAGATGTTACAACACCAAGAGTTATTAAAGCAACAAACAGTAGAAATTCAACAATTAAAGGATACAATCACAATGCACCTTCACCAAAATCCGAAATTATATGCAAGACCTGATCTTGAAGATGTAAgtcgaaaaatatttctatctcCAAGAGCAAGAAAATTGTATGACAAAACAGTACAATTAAAAAGACAGAAAAGATATCTCAAGAGACGCCTTAATCAAGTCACATCAAatacatcaaaattaataaaacaacgTGGAACAAATAAAAGCAGAATTGATGATACTGCAGCGGTAAGACAGCAAATTGTACACATGATTTCAAGGAATAGTAACGTAGCACCACAGGTATAATGTTGGTCCATgacaatttatacaaatatattaatataaattgtttatattaagaaatttattaatgatcaacaatttatattaatgatcCATTGCCATCATTCTATTTCCTTAACTCCATtccaatattcttttaattctaaCTTACTTATTCTTGTATTCTCtatatttacacatttattatattttattagctattattagctattattaatttgtgtacatattattaatcacttgtatatattattaatcatttgtatatattattaattatttgtatatattattaatcatttgtatATATTGATCATTagtatattaatcattattaaaacttatttcaatattatataagtgttttttatattatactttatatattttttttatattaattaaacttatattatttgtattaattatttttggtacGCCTTTTTTAAGGCAAGGCGGTATACATTAGAAGAGAAAATGTTTTGTATTGGAATCTACCGCCGATCTCGTTCAGCTTATAAATTTCTATCAAAATATCTACTGTGTCCTTCTATCACTACTTTGGATACTCAACTGAGACATATTCCATTAAATTCTGGTTGTAACcctatcatttttaaatatctccaATTGGTGGCAAAAGAAGTCAAGGACATTGAATTATACTGTGTACtaatttgggatgaaatggctATAGAACCAGCCATAAATTACGATTCCAAATCTGATAAAATTATTGGATTTGAAGATTGGGGAATGAAACGTACTAGAAAATTTGCAGATCATGCAATACTGTTTGCTGTACGATGTTTTGCTTCAGGTAATCACATGCCTATTGGATATGGATTTTGCCGAAATACAACAAATACAGTACAACTTATAAGGTGCATAAAAAACTGGCtaacgattttaataaaatctggaTTTAAACCAAAAGCAACTGTATGTGACCAAGGAGCTACAAATGTAGCTGCCATTCGCTTATTGATTGAAGATGCCAATCGTTTACGGTCTAAAATGCGTATAAATCCCAGTAAGTAGATACAATGtagacataattttattaatcatgcagttgtaattattttttataattattatgaaaaatgtaatgttttttttttattgcaggtAATACTTTTCTTGtagaaaaacaagaaattattcCTTTTTATGATTACGTACACTTGCAAAAGGGAGTacgcaataatttattaacaaaggatttacttattaataaaaatggaaaaaagattGATCAACAATATGCGTCATGGgatgatattgttattatatatgaaatggACAAATATTCATTGTTATGACAACGGCAAATGCCTAAACTGAATGATAAGCACATTTATCCAAATATGATACCTAAAATGAAGGTCAAATATGCAACGCAAGTACTCAGTCGTACAGTAGCAAATTTTATAGATATGGTATCAACTTTTAATCAAGGTAAAGtatattactaataaattttatatatatataaaacttaaatattgaaaataaattatatgttgtaaaatatttttatgtagatatatatgtaatattcaaatttcaaattttgttgcAGGTAGTGCGAATACAAAAAAGGGCTTAATGCAGTTATCATCAAGTGCCAGGGCAACATCagatgcaatattattttttgataatcttTTTGACTCTTTCAATGGGAATACATATCAAGGTAAagtatattacttattaataaataatgatatatttatatattttagtttcattatttgttaaataatgaaactaaaatatatagttaaaaatataactaaaaatattatgaaataaatatttacaggtCTTACCAGCACTATTACAAATACAAGTAATCATATACCGTTTTGGAGAAATGCATGCAGTAAACTTCGCCAAATGGAGTTTGTGGAGAAAAGGACTCATACAATTATTCgaagaaatttaacaaaatgtttagTACATTGGGTATGGACTATTCAAAGTGCAAAATATTTATGGTCTGAGctttataaatctaaattttcgtcatttaatttaaaatatattaatcaagacatagtagaaaatattttcagtaaaattagaGATAATGGTCATAGAAACAATAATCCTTCACCTCTTCAATTTTCTGGCGCATTCAAAACAATAGTAACcacaaattttacatcaaaacataatatttcatcAAACTGCGAAGAAAGTAAAGAAGGCatgtcattatcattattaaaaatatgtcatAATACTTTAAAAGAATCAGAAACAGAACAAAATGATAATATCGAATGTACTGAAGCAGCAATATCAGATGCAATTAATAAACATATGTTTGTAGATGcacaaaaaataatagcaatacttgaaaaagaaaaatctataaCAGAATGTgaagaatgttttaaaattataaaatataatagtattttGGACAGTGTTCAGCATGCATTAGACATAGGAGAATTACAATTTCCTCAATTCTGCCATGAAATAGAAgtaaaggaaaaattaaaaaaaattctaagtactgaaatattttctaaagtaatCATACATTGTTCTTCAGTACGaaatattatcataaatgtAACTgcacaacaatttattttacagtggtgcaaatttattaataatatcttaacTGGAAAAATAGACGTAGAATCTGATAccaattttatgtataatgagGCTAGAAGAATATATTTGAATCGTtccaagaaaaagaaataaaaagcgCCGGATAAATGTATAATGTTTTTGCgtactttatttgtttttagcGTTTTGACTcagtttttatacatttaattttacttataaaatttatttatgattattgtcTATATTGacttaatttacataatttattcagcttttatacatttgatttaatctaaataatttatttataaaattgtaatagtttttgtaggtagattatttatattctgtCTTATTTCATTGTGAATATCTAAactcattattgttatttatctatttatcatTCAGCGGCGAAGAACACTTTAGCATTATTACATTCTACTTtccagttaatattttttttcatgtaaggaaatgtttttatgtattatattatttattataaaatttatattaatattttaaatgtattattcctttttccatttattatacaatttgaattaatattttaaatgtattattcttttttttttcatataggattattttaacattgtaaTGGAGCCATAGCACGGATAAGAACCATAAAACATTACCGACGTGGATTAATAGATATTGACGACGCTATATTTCTATAGTTAATTCCATTTTACCGGGGAATGTATCCCAGAAGGCGCCACAAATGCTGGTTACGCAAAACTACATGTAAATGCATGGGAGTTTGGTGGCCCTgggccgactcaccacgactcactagctcacacttcagtgagattttaaagaaaattgttgcttgttgtaatttggaaacgaatacttgttctaatttttttccaatgtaacgtcccttgaaaaaaaagttgataaacttgtttcaataaactgattactgatcagtaactgattatattttgtcagttactgatcagtaatcagtttattgaaacaagtttatcaatttttttttaaggggtacgtgtggaacgctgttccatataaaattttatatttttacatgtaaataatattttgtattgttatttaatcttgaacataaattaaaattataattcaaattgaatcttttttaacaaaaatgaaaaaggatacaagagattttttttgtaaattaaacatttattacgtttacattattgtattctgttttaataaatataattaattttttaatgtttaatatatattacatgtaacgacatgaaaataatattaagaataacaataaaaataaaataaactgaaataattt
The Solenopsis invicta isolate M01_SB chromosome 16, UNIL_Sinv_3.0, whole genome shotgun sequence genome window above contains:
- the LOC105206991 gene encoding THAP domain-containing protein 11, with translation MVRACCVPACNSGKDVPAHLFPKNVERRRLWLENLCINPSELEIPKLRVCHKHFDNNDYSCSPTRRILKSTAIPSIHLTSVDENMTIHTTAVTNILIEQQHESREQRSPCINQELIHGEQSLQQQESLEQ
- the LOC120359768 gene encoding uncharacterized protein LOC120359768 translates to MLQQQKLLNQQTREMQQLKDAITIQHVEQMLQHQELLKQQTVEIQQLKDTITMHLHQNPKLYARPDLEDVSRKIFLSPRARKLYDKTVQLKRQKRYLKRRLNQVTSNTSKLIKQRGTNKSRIDDTAAVRQQIVHMISRNSNVAPQARRYTLEEKMFCIGIYRRSRSAYKFLSKYLLCPSITTLDTQLRHIPLNSGCNPIIFKYLQLVAKEVKDIELYCVLIWDEMAIEPAINYDSKSDKIIGFEDWGMKRTRKFADHAILFAVRCFASGNHMPIGYGFCRNTTNTVQLIR